Proteins encoded in a region of the Chitinivibrionales bacterium genome:
- a CDS encoding hemerythrin domain-containing protein, with the protein MKRSSLFSPIGNFSRTTIGFFGGIANKILKSATSLPKRVADGSKIRKKVLIGSGIFGVSALGSLYGIKRATKKKEEESEEIDVDLSAPEDLMREHGVLERLLLIYEECARRLEANITVPSGVIGKTARIARSFVENYHEKLEEQFIFPEFSKENTLTDMVSILENHHEAGRGVTDRILSLSSGRTLPETSYKELSSACTEYVRMYRPHMAREDTELFPALYALLGSEGVKKMGESFEKEEHRLLGEKGFKGVVKEIASIEKQLEIQDLAAVTPAPVPS; encoded by the coding sequence ATGAAACGTTCTTCTCTATTCTCCCCTATTGGAAATTTTTCCCGTACAACTATCGGTTTTTTTGGCGGAATTGCGAACAAAATTCTTAAATCTGCAACATCATTACCAAAAAGAGTGGCGGATGGATCAAAAATCAGAAAAAAAGTTCTAATCGGGTCGGGTATTTTCGGCGTATCAGCACTTGGTTCGCTCTATGGTATCAAGCGGGCTACAAAAAAGAAAGAAGAAGAGAGCGAAGAAATTGATGTCGATTTATCTGCGCCTGAAGATCTCATGAGAGAACATGGCGTTCTTGAACGACTCCTTCTCATTTATGAAGAATGTGCAAGACGGCTCGAAGCCAATATAACGGTACCCTCCGGTGTAATCGGCAAAACAGCCCGCATTGCGAGAAGTTTTGTGGAAAACTATCACGAAAAACTGGAAGAACAGTTCATTTTCCCCGAATTCAGTAAAGAAAACACCCTTACCGATATGGTTTCTATACTGGAAAATCATCATGAAGCAGGACGTGGGGTAACCGACAGGATACTCTCCCTTTCCAGCGGTCGGACATTGCCGGAAACGTCCTACAAAGAACTGTCCTCGGCATGTACCGAATATGTGCGAATGTACCGTCCTCATATGGCACGAGAAGATACAGAGCTTTTCCCTGCGCTCTATGCACTACTGGGAAGTGAAGGCGTCAAAAAAATGGGTGAAAGTTTCGAAAAAGAAGAACATCGCCTTCTGGGCGAAAAAGGTTTCAAAGGTGTAGTAAAAGAAATCGCCTCGATTGAAAAACAGCTGGAGATACAGGATCTGGCGGCAGTCACCCCTGCACCTGTCCCGAGCTGA